Proteins co-encoded in one Haloarcula pelagica genomic window:
- a CDS encoding sodium:calcium antiporter — translation MVVSDPTTLVELGVGAVALAVLVRSAGVAVDRALALARHYDLPELLIGMFVVSIGTSLPEISAHLVASLGILSGTLDPVVASATVLGSNMGSSTVQQLLLFGLFLVGYGHYTPGPEFLRTSYVPMVAAFVLVLGLGADGAVSRLDGAVLLLAFGGYTYYSFTRTVRTTALPESPPESIAVGRDLAVTALALAGVLGSAFVVLAVVEATVTRLQLGGSMLGVLTLGIAAALPELSTVVESIRRRTPSLALGTLVGSNVVNSLVGIGLGGLLSTYTVPQSVLLWDLPFKLLAGVGLLGYLWFVGDGSLGRREGATLVVLYLVYLTGRLLVFPV, via the coding sequence GTGGTAGTCTCGGACCCCACGACGCTCGTGGAACTCGGCGTCGGTGCGGTGGCACTCGCCGTCCTCGTCCGGAGCGCCGGTGTCGCCGTCGACCGGGCGCTCGCGCTGGCGCGTCACTACGACCTGCCGGAACTGCTCATCGGGATGTTCGTCGTCTCCATCGGGACGAGTCTCCCGGAGATCAGCGCACATCTCGTGGCGTCGCTGGGCATCCTCAGCGGGACGCTCGATCCCGTCGTCGCGTCCGCGACGGTCCTCGGCAGCAACATGGGTTCCTCGACGGTCCAGCAACTGCTGTTGTTCGGCCTGTTCCTCGTCGGGTACGGGCACTACACTCCCGGACCGGAGTTCCTCCGGACGAGCTACGTCCCGATGGTGGCCGCGTTCGTACTCGTCCTGGGCCTCGGTGCCGACGGCGCCGTCTCCCGACTCGACGGCGCTGTCCTCCTCCTCGCGTTCGGGGGCTACACGTACTACAGTTTCACACGGACAGTCCGGACGACGGCGCTCCCCGAATCCCCGCCGGAGTCGATCGCGGTCGGCCGGGACCTGGCGGTGACTGCCCTCGCGCTGGCGGGCGTCCTCGGGAGCGCGTTCGTCGTCCTCGCTGTGGTCGAGGCGACGGTCACGCGCCTCCAGTTGGGCGGGTCGATGCTCGGCGTGCTCACGCTCGGGATCGCCGCGGCGCTGCCGGAACTCTCGACGGTCGTCGAGTCGATCCGTCGGCGGACGCCCTCGCTCGCGCTCGGAACGCTGGTCGGCAGCAACGTCGTCAACTCCCTCGTCGGGATCGGTCTGGGTGGCCTCCTCTCGACCTACACGGTCCCGCAGTCGGTGTTGCTCTGGGACCTCCCGTTCAAACTGCTCGCCGGGGTCGGCCTGCTTGGCTACCTGTGGTTCGTCGGCGACGGATCGCTCGGCCGGCGCGAGGGCGCCACGCTCGTCGTCCTCTACCTCGTCTACCTCACCGGGCGGCTGCTGGTCTTTCCGGTGTGA
- a CDS encoding universal stress protein yields the protein MYETILYPTDGSEGAEAALAHARDHAQRYGAEVHVLFVADSSFERSGMVGEEHAGTPSGMRGEEHDHEPSGLIAEDTDPLGTIEAGGEAIVERVAAAFGDDVPVTTAVRRATPYNGIIEYAEGVGADLIVMGTHGRRGVDHFLIGSVAEKVVRTSEVPVLTVRLDDA from the coding sequence ATGTACGAGACGATCCTCTACCCGACAGACGGGAGCGAAGGCGCCGAGGCGGCGCTGGCACACGCCCGTGACCACGCACAGCGGTACGGGGCGGAAGTCCACGTCCTGTTCGTCGCGGACAGTTCCTTCGAGCGGTCCGGGATGGTCGGCGAGGAACACGCGGGCACCCCGTCCGGGATGCGGGGCGAAGAACACGACCACGAGCCGTCGGGGCTGATCGCCGAGGACACCGATCCGCTTGGGACCATCGAGGCCGGAGGGGAAGCGATCGTCGAACGCGTCGCGGCGGCGTTCGGCGACGACGTGCCGGTGACGACGGCAGTCCGCCGGGCCACACCGTACAACGGGATCATCGAGTACGCCGAGGGGGTCGGTGCGGACCTGATCGTGATGGGCACCCACGGCCGTCGGGGCGTCGACCACTTCCTGATCGGCAGTGTCGCCGAGAAAGTCGTCCGCACGTCCGAAGTCCCCGTTCTCACCGTGCGACTCGACGACGCCTGA
- the nth gene encoding endonuclease III, producing the protein MGTPLASRQAQAEEVVDRLHEEYPDSTISLNYANRLELLVAVVLSAQCTDERVNEVTADLFEKYRSAADYAAASEEQLAEDIYGITFHNNKGGYLKGIGERIVEEHDGEVPDTMSALTDLPGVGRKTANVVLQHGHDIVEGIVVDTHVQRLSRRLGLTDQERPEAIEQDLLDIVPESEWQQFTHLLIDHGRAICGARAADCEECVLADICSSEKGDSEVDLASGEAW; encoded by the coding sequence ATGGGAACACCGCTTGCGAGCCGCCAGGCACAGGCCGAAGAGGTCGTCGACCGGCTCCACGAGGAGTATCCGGACTCGACCATCTCGCTGAACTACGCTAATCGACTGGAACTGCTCGTCGCAGTCGTCCTCTCGGCGCAGTGTACCGACGAGCGCGTCAACGAGGTGACCGCGGACCTCTTCGAGAAGTACCGGAGTGCGGCCGACTACGCCGCAGCCAGCGAGGAGCAACTCGCAGAGGACATCTACGGGATCACGTTCCACAACAACAAGGGCGGCTACCTCAAGGGGATCGGCGAGCGGATCGTCGAGGAACACGACGGCGAGGTGCCCGACACGATGTCCGCGCTGACCGATCTGCCCGGCGTGGGCCGCAAGACGGCCAACGTCGTCCTCCAGCACGGCCACGACATCGTCGAGGGCATCGTCGTCGACACGCACGTCCAGCGCCTCTCGCGTCGCCTCGGGCTCACCGATCAGGAGCGGCCCGAAGCCATCGAACAGGACCTCCTCGATATCGTTCCGGAGAGCGAGTGGCAGCAGTTCACGCACCTGTTGATCGATCACGGCCGGGCGATCTGTGGGGCGCGTGCGGCCGACTGCGAGGAGTGCGTGCTGGCGGACATCTGCTCCTCCGAGAAGGGCGACAGCGAGGTCGACCTGGCCAGCGGCGAGGCCTGGTAG
- a CDS encoding GNAT family N-acetyltransferase: MPGPTFLDGETVSLATIEEDDVAFVHETVNDPAVREGLSFARPQSERAEREWIESVGDPDSDDVHFLICVDGDPVGVIGLNRVAPTTGAGELGYYLTPDAWGNGYATDAARTIVDYAFAELRLHRVHALAFDDNEASRRVLEKVGFEHEGVMREHWFRNGEYEDVHVYGLLAPDWE, translated from the coding sequence ATGCCCGGTCCCACATTTCTCGACGGCGAGACGGTATCGCTCGCGACGATCGAGGAGGACGACGTGGCGTTCGTCCACGAGACGGTCAACGACCCCGCAGTCCGCGAGGGGCTCTCGTTCGCCAGACCACAGAGCGAGCGGGCCGAACGCGAGTGGATCGAGTCCGTCGGCGACCCGGACAGCGACGACGTGCACTTCCTGATCTGTGTCGACGGCGACCCGGTGGGCGTGATCGGCCTGAACCGGGTCGCCCCCACCACCGGTGCCGGCGAACTCGGCTACTACCTGACGCCGGACGCCTGGGGGAACGGCTACGCGACAGACGCGGCACGGACCATCGTCGACTACGCGTTCGCCGAGTTGCGCCTCCACCGCGTCCACGCGCTGGCCTTCGACGACAACGAGGCGTCCCGGCGCGTTCTGGAGAAGGTCGGGTTCGAGCACGAGGGCGTCATGCGGGAACACTGGTTCCGCAACGGCGAGTACGAGGACGTACACGTCTACGGCCTGCTGGCGCCCGACTGGGAGTAG
- a CDS encoding redoxin domain-containing protein, translated as MLDAGDPAPDFDLQGTANGGSGAYRLSAAAGQAPVVVAFYTEDFAPRCRRYLAALRDTEWRELTDGIAVFGVAPGDMADHRSFAAELGLPFPLLIDHAGVDAQFGVQRPDGTTRRAAFLVDSRCRVRFAWADDGSGEVPDIAPLLDAVAAL; from the coding sequence ATGCTCGACGCTGGCGATCCGGCACCGGACTTCGATCTCCAGGGGACCGCAAACGGTGGGAGCGGCGCCTACCGGCTCTCCGCTGCGGCCGGGCAGGCGCCCGTCGTCGTCGCCTTCTACACCGAGGACTTCGCGCCGCGCTGCCGGCGGTACCTGGCGGCGTTACGGGACACCGAGTGGAGGGAACTGACCGACGGGATCGCCGTCTTCGGCGTGGCGCCGGGTGATATGGCGGACCACCGTTCGTTCGCGGCGGAGTTGGGACTCCCGTTCCCGCTGTTGATCGACCACGCCGGCGTCGACGCCCAGTTCGGCGTCCAGCGACCCGACGGGACGACGCGACGGGCGGCGTTCCTCGTCGACAGTCGGTGTCGCGTCCGGTTCGCGTGGGCCGACGACGGGTCGGGCGAGGTCCCCGACATCGCCCCGTTGCTGGACGCCGTCGCGGCGCTGTGA
- a CDS encoding DoxX family protein translates to MSYQATNPLGEAFELELDGPWTAYWLAMLRVLTGWWFFHAGVTKLIEDGLNFAYGPAYMQQMTGTALGPIPVWMGNNLAWLIAPGVPLFETLIGLALIAGALTRLAAFGGVVFMTLFWVGNAGFGHGLVNSDFMGLLLFVTMIVLGTGRYYGLDAIIEKMEFVRQRPRLKYLLG, encoded by the coding sequence ATGTCCTACCAAGCAACCAACCCCCTGGGCGAGGCGTTCGAGCTAGAGCTCGACGGACCGTGGACGGCCTACTGGCTGGCGATGCTGCGTGTGCTGACTGGCTGGTGGTTCTTCCACGCGGGCGTGACCAAGCTCATCGAGGACGGCCTGAACTTCGCGTACGGGCCGGCCTACATGCAACAGATGACCGGCACGGCACTCGGGCCGATCCCGGTCTGGATGGGCAACAACCTGGCGTGGCTGATCGCGCCCGGTGTGCCGCTGTTCGAGACGCTGATCGGGCTGGCGCTGATCGCCGGCGCGCTGACGCGGCTGGCGGCCTTCGGCGGGGTCGTCTTCATGACCCTGTTCTGGGTCGGCAACGCCGGCTTCGGCCACGGCCTGGTCAACAGCGACTTCATGGGACTCCTGCTGTTCGTCACCATGATCGTCCTGGGCACCGGGCGCTACTACGGCCTCGACGCCATCATCGAGAAGATGGAGTTCGTCCGACAGCGCCCCCGGCTCAAATACCTGCTGGGCTGA
- a CDS encoding RtcB family protein, with product MTLKLEGAHTTARVMVDDESLVEEGCLDQIKTLIDHPAFTEPVRVMPDTHWGAGAPIGFTMPLADRVVPNIVGVDVGCGMCATNLGPELPLADAERERRVREAVPMGREVHDYDDAVHFVEAFPFERANEVFEQFDRAFAEKFGERIDPIEFEFDGYDGEYFESLCDRVLAAQRQGMDHVIKSAGTLGGGNHFVEFARARSSGDYWLVVHSGSRYLGKSVAEYWQSTATDRRTIGAIRDEIPEEYTRFLKFDPDTVESRDLYEWVTGGKGESYLDKERLRRELDGKEIEEAFDTLGRLQQAVHSDDGDRETDLDWLEGREAHGYYVDMLFAQQYARWNRELMSDAICETLGVEPVERFQSTHNYIDFRDLTVRKGATPAREGQRLLIPFNMAEGSVIARGKGNDEYHQTAPHGAGRVMSRTRAHDVVDMDEFAEAMDGIYSESVVEAVRDEAPMAYKDADAIREAIEPTAEVVEWLDVVHNLKATS from the coding sequence ATGACCCTCAAACTGGAAGGTGCCCACACCACGGCACGCGTGATGGTCGACGACGAGTCGCTGGTCGAGGAGGGGTGTCTCGACCAGATCAAGACGCTCATCGACCACCCGGCGTTTACCGAGCCGGTCCGGGTGATGCCCGACACGCACTGGGGTGCCGGCGCGCCCATCGGCTTCACGATGCCACTGGCCGACCGCGTCGTCCCCAACATCGTCGGCGTCGATGTCGGCTGTGGCATGTGCGCGACGAACCTGGGGCCCGAGCTCCCGCTCGCCGACGCCGAGCGCGAGCGACGCGTGCGCGAAGCGGTCCCGATGGGACGGGAAGTCCACGACTACGACGACGCCGTCCACTTCGTCGAGGCGTTCCCCTTCGAGCGGGCCAACGAGGTGTTCGAGCAGTTCGACCGGGCCTTCGCCGAGAAGTTCGGCGAACGTATCGACCCCATCGAGTTCGAGTTCGACGGCTACGACGGGGAGTACTTCGAGTCGCTGTGTGACCGCGTGCTCGCGGCCCAGCGTCAGGGGATGGACCACGTGATCAAGAGCGCCGGGACCCTGGGCGGCGGGAACCACTTCGTCGAGTTCGCTCGCGCTCGCAGTTCCGGGGACTACTGGCTCGTCGTCCACAGCGGCTCCCGGTATCTGGGCAAGTCCGTCGCGGAGTACTGGCAGTCGACGGCGACCGACCGCCGAACCATCGGCGCCATCCGCGACGAGATTCCCGAGGAGTACACCCGCTTCCTGAAGTTCGACCCCGACACCGTCGAGTCCCGGGACCTCTACGAGTGGGTCACTGGCGGCAAGGGCGAGTCCTATCTGGACAAGGAGCGCCTCCGGCGCGAACTCGACGGGAAGGAGATCGAGGAGGCCTTCGACACGCTGGGCCGGCTTCAACAGGCCGTCCACAGCGACGACGGCGACCGTGAGACGGATCTGGACTGGCTCGAAGGCCGGGAGGCCCACGGCTACTACGTCGACATGCTGTTCGCCCAGCAGTACGCCCGCTGGAACCGCGAACTGATGAGCGACGCCATCTGTGAGACACTGGGTGTCGAACCGGTCGAGCGCTTCCAGTCGACGCACAACTACATCGATTTCAGAGACTTGACGGTTCGTAAGGGTGCCACACCGGCCCGCGAGGGGCAGCGCCTCCTCATCCCGTTCAACATGGCCGAGGGATCGGTCATCGCCCGCGGGAAGGGCAACGACGAGTACCACCAGACCGCGCCACACGGCGCCGGGCGTGTGATGAGTCGGACCCGAGCCCACGATGTCGTCGACATGGACGAGTTCGCCGAAGCGATGGACGGCATCTACTCCGAGTCGGTCGTCGAGGCGGTCCGGGACGAGGCACCGATGGCCTACAAGGACGCCGACGCGATCCGCGAGGCGATCGAGCCGACCGCCGAGGTCGTCGAGTGGCTCGACGTGGTCCACAACCTCAAGGCGACATCGTAG
- a CDS encoding RIO1 family regulatory kinase/ATPase has product MAFRRFLRGTVPWDRLEGVTKAVMERYGESSARVEFLEADNWLSTPLVVNDHWFVKVITQQNSLVHALLTTGRNLGAFSSGTEGFFEHFGTPYEMAEHELAATERMRELGISAPEPVEAFEYEGMGVVVLEYLAEFETFDDLDPETVRRHAPTVFDFLHRMHEDGLAHGDFRCENVLLADGEVYFIDATSVREDAIADARAYDLACALGALEPIVGADAAVGAAAEFYETDELLAAEEFLDFVNIRPDHDFDAGDLRGAVEKLASGGPSE; this is encoded by the coding sequence ATGGCGTTCCGGCGGTTCCTCCGCGGGACGGTCCCCTGGGACCGGCTCGAAGGCGTCACCAAGGCGGTGATGGAGCGGTACGGGGAGTCGTCGGCTCGCGTGGAGTTTCTGGAGGCGGACAACTGGCTCTCGACGCCGCTTGTGGTCAACGACCACTGGTTCGTGAAGGTGATCACCCAGCAGAACTCGCTGGTCCACGCACTCCTGACGACCGGCCGGAACCTGGGCGCGTTCTCCTCGGGGACGGAGGGGTTTTTCGAGCACTTCGGGACGCCCTACGAGATGGCCGAACACGAACTGGCCGCGACCGAGCGGATGCGGGAGCTCGGCATCAGCGCGCCCGAGCCGGTCGAGGCCTTCGAGTACGAGGGGATGGGCGTCGTCGTCCTGGAGTATCTGGCCGAGTTCGAGACGTTCGACGACCTCGACCCCGAGACGGTCCGGCGCCACGCACCGACGGTGTTCGACTTCCTCCACCGGATGCACGAGGACGGGCTGGCACACGGGGACTTCCGGTGTGAGAACGTCCTGCTGGCCGACGGCGAGGTGTACTTCATCGACGCGACGAGCGTCCGCGAGGACGCCATCGCCGACGCGCGGGCCTACGACCTGGCGTGTGCGCTCGGAGCGCTCGAACCCATCGTCGGCGCCGACGCGGCCGTCGGTGCCGCCGCGGAGTTCTACGAGACCGACGAGCTCCTCGCCGCCGAGGAGTTCCTCGATTTCGTCAACATCCGCCCGGACCACGACTTCGACGCCGGCGACCTCCGCGGCGCGGTCGAGAAACTCGCAAGCGGCGGTCCCTCGGAGTGA
- a CDS encoding DMT family transporter: MSARRFDPRTGLVVAVLAVSTSAILIRWSDAPPVVAAFYRVLFTTALVAPVALGRHADRLSALSGRDLLAAALTGVALSVHFAAWFESLSWTSVAASVTLVQSHPLFVAVGAWLVLDERVDGRTAVGVVVAVAGMAVMSLGDLLGGGVGAAPLYGNALAAVGGLMTAGYLLAGRSLRQRLPLFPYVAVVYGVAAACLLGFAVASGAPVRGYPAHEWLLFLAMAVGPGVFGHTVLNWALEHVESSLVSVSLLGEPLGSALLALVILSEVPSAATLLGGTVVLVGVAATARARSSGD; this comes from the coding sequence GTGTCGGCCCGTCGATTCGACCCCCGGACCGGACTCGTCGTCGCCGTGCTCGCGGTCAGCACCAGCGCCATCCTGATCCGGTGGAGCGACGCGCCGCCGGTCGTGGCGGCGTTCTACCGCGTGCTGTTCACGACGGCGCTGGTCGCCCCCGTCGCGCTCGGGCGTCACGCCGACCGGCTGTCGGCGCTGTCGGGCCGGGACCTGCTGGCGGCGGCGCTGACCGGCGTTGCACTTTCGGTCCACTTCGCCGCGTGGTTCGAGAGCCTCTCCTGGACCAGCGTCGCCGCCTCGGTGACACTCGTCCAGTCCCACCCGCTGTTCGTGGCGGTCGGCGCCTGGCTCGTCCTCGACGAGCGGGTCGACGGCCGGACGGCGGTCGGTGTCGTGGTCGCCGTCGCCGGGATGGCGGTGATGTCGCTGGGGGACCTACTGGGCGGCGGCGTCGGGGCGGCCCCGCTGTACGGGAACGCACTCGCCGCGGTGGGCGGGCTGATGACCGCCGGCTACCTGCTCGCGGGCCGGTCGTTGCGACAGCGGCTCCCGCTCTTTCCGTACGTGGCCGTCGTCTACGGCGTCGCGGCCGCCTGTCTGCTCGGGTTCGCGGTCGCCAGCGGGGCGCCCGTCCGCGGCTATCCGGCTCACGAGTGGCTCCTCTTTCTGGCGATGGCCGTCGGCCCGGGCGTGTTCGGTCACACTGTCCTCAACTGGGCCCTAGAACACGTCGAGTCCAGCCTGGTCAGCGTCTCACTGCTTGGCGAGCCGCTCGGAAGCGCGCTGCTGGCGCTCGTGATCCTCTCGGAGGTCCCGAGCGCGGCGACGCTCCTCGGTGGGACGGTCGTTCTGGTCGGCGTCGCGGCGACGGCACGAGCGCGGTCGAGCGGCGACTGA
- a CDS encoding NAD(P)/FAD-dependent oxidoreductase encodes MTDVLVVGGGPAGLSAALFTAKNGLDTVVYDTDETWMHKAHLFNYLGIESKDGSAFQEDARTQVSDFGADLRGGEVESVERTDDGFAATVDGERVEATYLVLATGADRSLAESLGCAFDGDLVDVNVSMATSVEDAYATGAMVRDQEWQAIISAGDGGAAALDILSKEEGEHFHDFDVPEDAE; translated from the coding sequence ATGACTGACGTACTCGTCGTCGGCGGCGGTCCCGCCGGCCTCAGCGCAGCGTTGTTCACCGCGAAAAACGGCCTCGACACCGTCGTCTACGACACCGACGAGACGTGGATGCACAAGGCCCACCTGTTCAACTACCTCGGGATCGAGTCGAAGGACGGCTCGGCGTTCCAGGAGGACGCCCGCACCCAGGTCTCCGACTTCGGCGCCGACCTCCGGGGTGGCGAGGTCGAGTCCGTCGAACGGACCGACGACGGCTTCGCGGCGACGGTCGACGGCGAGCGCGTCGAGGCGACGTACCTGGTCCTGGCGACCGGCGCCGACCGCTCGCTGGCGGAGTCGCTCGGCTGTGCCTTCGACGGCGACCTCGTCGACGTGAACGTCTCGATGGCCACGAGCGTCGAGGACGCCTACGCGACCGGCGCGATGGTCCGCGACCAGGAGTGGCAGGCGATCATCTCCGCCGGCGACGGCGGGGCGGCGGCACTGGACATCCTCTCGAAGGAAGAAGGCGAGCACTTCCACGACTTCGACGTGCCCGAGGACGCGGAGTAA
- a CDS encoding SRPBCC family protein → MDTYDRRVRVNAPLDRVWEFHSAGDGLVALTPDWMHLRIEEARGPDGELDPDVLEAGSTVVATVQPFGVGPRQRWVSDIVAREEGDDEAMFRDVMREGPFPHWEHTHRFIADGPDATIVEDSVEYELPGGPVGRAAGPLGVVGFEPMFRYRHRTTKKLLEA, encoded by the coding sequence ATGGACACCTACGACCGCCGGGTCCGCGTGAACGCGCCGCTGGACCGGGTCTGGGAGTTTCACTCCGCGGGCGACGGACTGGTGGCGCTGACACCGGACTGGATGCACCTCCGGATCGAGGAGGCACGCGGACCCGACGGTGAACTCGATCCCGACGTGCTCGAAGCCGGATCGACCGTCGTCGCGACGGTCCAGCCGTTCGGCGTCGGCCCGCGCCAGCGCTGGGTCTCGGACATCGTCGCCCGCGAGGAGGGCGACGACGAGGCGATGTTCCGTGACGTGATGCGGGAGGGACCGTTCCCCCACTGGGAGCACACGCACCGATTCATCGCCGACGGCCCCGACGCCACGATCGTCGAGGACAGCGTCGAGTACGAACTCCCGGGCGGGCCGGTCGGGCGGGCGGCCGGCCCGCTTGGCGTCGTCGGCTTCGAGCCGATGTTCCGGTACCGCCACCGGACCACGAAGAAGCTCCTCGAAGCGTAG
- a CDS encoding Glu/Leu/Phe/Val family dehydrogenase codes for MANDINPFESLQEQISDAAEYLPYATDVLERLKHPERVVETNLSVELDDGTVEVLRAYRSQFNGDRGPYKGGIRYHPQVTRDEVKALSGWMVYKCAAVNIPYGGGKGGIAIDPDDYSEAELERITRSFATELRPFIGVDRDIPAPDVNTGQQEMNWIKDTYETLENTTEPGVITGKAPDSGGSAGRVEATGRSVMLTTREAFDYLGKDIEGATVAVQGYGNAGSVAAKLIEDLGASVVAVSDSSGAVYNPDGLDTRAAKEHKGETGSLSGFEGATEELSNRELLTMAVDVLVPAALENAIDEDIARDVQAEVIVEAANGPLTPDADDVLTERDVHVFPDILANAGGVTVSYFEWVQNRQRFSWTEQRVNDELERVVTDAFDDLIEAHEDTDAPNLRTAMYVVAIRRVVNAAEQGGIWP; via the coding sequence ATGGCGAACGACATCAACCCGTTCGAGAGTCTACAAGAGCAGATCTCGGACGCGGCCGAGTACCTGCCCTACGCCACGGACGTACTCGAACGCCTGAAACACCCCGAACGGGTCGTCGAGACGAACCTCTCGGTGGAGCTGGACGACGGTACGGTCGAGGTACTCCGGGCCTACCGCTCACAGTTCAACGGTGACCGCGGCCCGTACAAGGGCGGCATCCGCTATCACCCGCAGGTGACCCGCGACGAGGTCAAGGCGCTCTCGGGGTGGATGGTGTACAAATGCGCCGCGGTGAACATCCCCTACGGCGGCGGAAAGGGCGGTATCGCGATCGATCCGGACGACTACTCCGAAGCCGAACTCGAACGGATCACCCGGTCGTTCGCCACGGAACTGCGCCCCTTTATCGGGGTCGACCGGGACATCCCCGCGCCCGATGTCAACACGGGTCAGCAGGAGATGAACTGGATCAAAGACACCTACGAGACGCTGGAAAACACGACCGAACCGGGCGTCATCACCGGGAAGGCGCCCGACTCCGGCGGGAGCGCGGGCCGGGTCGAGGCGACCGGGCGCTCGGTGATGCTCACGACCCGGGAGGCGTTCGACTACCTCGGGAAGGACATCGAGGGCGCGACCGTCGCCGTCCAGGGCTACGGCAACGCCGGTTCCGTCGCGGCGAAACTCATCGAGGACCTCGGCGCCAGCGTCGTCGCCGTCTCGGACTCCTCGGGGGCGGTGTACAACCCCGACGGACTCGACACGCGAGCGGCCAAAGAGCACAAAGGCGAGACGGGGTCGCTGTCGGGCTTCGAGGGCGCGACCGAGGAACTGAGCAACCGGGAACTCCTGACGATGGCTGTCGATGTCCTCGTCCCCGCGGCCCTGGAGAACGCGATCGACGAGGACATCGCCCGCGACGTGCAGGCCGAGGTCATCGTCGAGGCCGCGAACGGGCCGCTGACGCCCGACGCCGACGACGTGCTGACCGAGCGTGACGTTCACGTCTTTCCGGACATCCTGGCGAACGCCGGCGGCGTGACGGTGTCGTACTTCGAGTGGGTCCAGAACCGACAGCGCTTCTCCTGGACCGAACAGCGGGTCAACGACGAACTCGAACGGGTCGTCACCGACGCGTTCGACGACCTGATCGAGGCCCACGAAGACACCGACGCGCCGAACCTCCGGACAGCGATGTACGTCGTCGCGATTCGCCGCGTCGTCAACGCCGCCGAGCAGGGCGGTATCTGGCCGTAA